Proteins encoded by one window of Candidatus Margulisiibacteriota bacterium:
- a CDS encoding YkgJ family cysteine cluster protein yields MPYPYRRSGRCRKCGECCQQILIGMEPRMLRLRPLRNLAIWWNAYFNNLRLIGSFIEDGVIVFACNYLRADGLCGAYNLLRPVFCHEYPRLFSHFEKPVVLPECGFKFSPRKLI; encoded by the coding sequence TTGCCTTATCCTTACCGGCGTTCCGGACGCTGCCGCAAATGTGGCGAATGTTGCCAGCAAATTCTGATCGGCATGGAGCCGCGAATGTTGCGCTTGCGCCCGCTGCGTAATTTGGCGATCTGGTGGAACGCTTATTTCAACAATCTACGCTTGATCGGTAGTTTTATTGAGGACGGCGTAATTGTTTTTGCCTGTAATTATCTGCGGGCGGACGGCCTCTGCGGCGCTTACAATTTGCTGCGGCCAGTATTTTGCCACGAATATCCGCGCTTGTTTAGTCATTTTGAAAAACCCGTGGTTTTGCCGGAGTGCGGTTTTAAATTTTCTCCACGTAAATTAATTTAG
- a CDS encoding ferrous iron transport protein A — protein MEKTSKQQNERTLAVLKIFYKELLGLTAKKAAAQAEILAANISPEILERFCALIGHGHIHNIPTGPCCAQAKQFNAVTVLPLNRLPLGVNAKVIYIRTGQDQALARLYELGVYPGQTLRIQQLYPTYILLVNGARLAIDGRLAKLIYVEKI, from the coding sequence ATGGAAAAAACCAGCAAACAGCAAAACGAACGGACTCTGGCCGTCCTGAAAATTTTTTATAAAGAGCTGCTGGGCTTGACCGCCAAAAAAGCCGCCGCGCAGGCGGAAATTTTAGCGGCCAATATCTCGCCGGAAATCCTCGAAAGATTTTGCGCGTTGATCGGCCACGGTCATATACATAATATTCCAACCGGCCCCTGCTGCGCGCAGGCCAAGCAATTTAACGCTGTCACCGTCCTGCCGCTCAACCGTCTACCGCTCGGCGTCAACGCTAAAGTTATTTATATACGCACGGGGCAGGATCAAGCGTTAGCGCGCCTGTATGAACTGGGTGTTTATCCCGGACAGACCCTGCGTATTCAGCAGCTTTACCCGACCTATATTCTGCTGGTCAACGGCGCCCGCCTGGCCATTGACGGCAGGCTGGCTAAATTAATTTACGTGGAGAAAATTTAA